In Esox lucius isolate fEsoLuc1 chromosome 6, fEsoLuc1.pri, whole genome shotgun sequence, the following proteins share a genomic window:
- the LOC117594586 gene encoding uncharacterized protein LOC117594586, translating into MKQLYKVPFERNSVAVKNLRYDYVQTVLAFDAAAQQHEYIYIDEAGFNLAKTRRRGRNIIGQRAIVNIPGQRGGNITMCAAIGGQGLLHHHATLGPYNTAHLLAFLDALHAVVTQDRPGQPMFVVIWDNVSFHRAALVRDWFANHDHFMVLHLPPYSPFLNPIEEFFSAWWWKVYDRLPHVRVPLLRAMEEACGDIEVGSIHGWIRHTRRYFPRCLAREDIACDVDEVLWPDPNRRRDP; encoded by the exons ATGAAACAACTTTACAAGGTTCCATTTGAGAGGAACAGTGTTGCAGTCAAGAACCTTCGCTATGACTATGTGCAG ACTGTCCTGGCCTTCGATGCGGCAGCGCAGCAACATGAGTACATCTACATAGATGAAGCTGGGTTCAATTTGGCAAAAACCAGACGTCGGGGCCGGAACATCATCGGCCAAAGGGCCATCGTGAACATCCCCGGGCAGCGCGGGGGCAACATCACCATGTGTGCCGCCATTGGTGGTCAAGGGCTCCTCCATCACCATGCCACCCTAGGACCCTACAACACTGCACACCTACTGGCATTTCTCGATGCACTACATGCTGTGGTCACACAGGACAGACCAGGGCAGCCCATGTTTGTTGTCATCTGGGATAATGTCAGTTTCCACCGGGCTGCTCTGGTCCGGGACTGGTTTGCCAACCACGACCATTTCATGGTGTTGCACCTGCCCCCTTATTCCCCGTTCCTAAATCCGATCGAGGAATTCTTTTCGGCATGGtggtggaaggtctatgaccgcCTACCACATGTACGCGTGCCGCTCCTGCGAGCGATGGAGGAGGCATGTGGGGACATCGAGGTGGGGTCGATCCATGGGTGGATACGCCACACACGGAGATATTTTCCCCGTTGCCTGGCAAGGGAAGACATTGCCTGTGATGTGGACGAGGTGCTGTGGCCCGACCCCAATCGACGACGAGATCCCTGA